Proteins from one Mycolicibacter virginiensis genomic window:
- a CDS encoding lysophospholipid acyltransferase family protein, with amino-acid sequence MHVLQDTDAILNHPPRVEAMRRAVEAVADAVTPVVEAYRPYVEGLENLPRDGRFLLVGNHTQVSIEALLIPFHVRRAIGQRVRALTDRQFGRMRGPARDLLAAAGALVGAPEPVRELMRRNEPILVFPGGGREIPKFKGEEYTLRWQGRAGFARLAVEHDYPIVPVGLVGGDDVYRSVSRRGGSWERFSTALSRRLSGPPDMAIPLQHGIGPTLIPRPQRMYLRFGAPIDTSKPARVSNEKWVATVRDKTQQSLEQILAELLDVRAEDPYRHLNPLAWRNAVSPPEAAGPGSARN; translated from the coding sequence ATGCACGTCCTCCAAGACACTGACGCGATCCTGAACCATCCGCCGCGAGTCGAAGCCATGCGGCGCGCAGTGGAGGCCGTCGCCGACGCGGTCACGCCCGTCGTCGAGGCGTACCGCCCCTACGTCGAAGGGCTCGAGAATCTTCCTCGTGATGGGCGATTTCTTTTGGTGGGCAACCACACTCAGGTCAGTATCGAAGCGCTGCTGATTCCCTTCCATGTCCGGCGGGCGATCGGCCAACGAGTACGGGCGTTGACGGATCGGCAGTTCGGGCGCATGCGGGGCCCGGCCCGAGATCTGCTCGCCGCTGCGGGGGCACTGGTGGGCGCCCCGGAGCCCGTCCGCGAACTGATGCGCCGCAACGAGCCCATCCTGGTGTTCCCGGGCGGAGGCCGCGAGATTCCCAAATTCAAGGGGGAGGAGTACACGCTGCGCTGGCAGGGCCGCGCCGGATTCGCCCGCCTCGCAGTCGAACACGACTATCCGATCGTGCCGGTCGGGCTGGTCGGAGGCGACGACGTGTACCGGAGTGTGAGTCGTCGCGGTGGCAGCTGGGAGCGGTTCAGCACCGCACTGTCCCGACGGCTTTCAGGGCCCCCAGACATGGCCATACCTCTGCAGCACGGCATCGGCCCGACCCTCATTCCGCGACCGCAGCGGATGTACCTGCGCTTCGGCGCCCCCATCGACACCAGCAAACCAGCGCGCGTCTCGAACGAGAAATGGGTTGCCACCGTGCGGGACAAGACTCAACAGTCGCTGGAGCAGATCTTGGCCGAGCTGCTCGACGTCCGCGCCGAGGACCCCTACCGCCACCTCAATCCGTTGGCTTGGCGGAACGCCGTCTCACCACCCGAAGCCGCCGGGCCAGGGTCCGCACGCAACTGA